A stretch of Paenibacillus sp. URB8-2 DNA encodes these proteins:
- the gatC gene encoding Asp-tRNA(Asn)/Glu-tRNA(Gln) amidotransferase subunit GatC: MSITIKDVQHVARLARLHLSPEEEAMFTEQMNAILQYAEKLGGLDTEGVQPTTHVLHVSNVMREDVVKESLSVEDAMLNAPEEEDGQFKVPAVLE, from the coding sequence ATGAGCATTACCATCAAGGATGTGCAGCATGTGGCCCGGCTGGCCCGCCTGCATTTAAGCCCGGAAGAAGAGGCTATGTTTACGGAGCAGATGAACGCCATTTTACAATATGCGGAGAAATTGGGCGGACTGGATACGGAAGGCGTCCAGCCGACGACACATGTGCTGCATGTCAGCAATGTCATGCGCGAGGATGTCGTGAAGGAGAGCCTTTCCGTTGAGGACGCGATGCTGAACGCGCCGGAAGAAGAGGATGGACAATTTAAAGTGCCGGCGGTTTTGGAATAA
- a CDS encoding glycosyl hydrolase family 18 protein, producing MNKRQKNGRGRAGRRRGLLRRLAGLLIIAAAAYAVIFYVLPNPLQVDPEWKGTDKPIFIKGKYTGYSASGSGESLVLPLPLLQKAVDSSIRYESGTKSVILTTDSELLYMQADKKAASLNNKPIQLRLAPEERGGITYLPAETLKSLYGLDVHENAETGAVLIMTAGETVPLGQVQKNKAVLRTEATIHAPVLAKMKAGTKVRIWSRQEEWLYVQMDSGYAGYVKAAELAETGSKTVKKKTSAPTRAERSWDGKAVNLTWEAVYNRNPTPASIGKLTGVNVVSPTWFKIVDGEGNVRSQADQAYVTWAHGQGMEVWGLLSNSFDPDLTAQALSTYEKRMRTIVQMLEYCDLYNLDGINIDFENVYTKDGDSVTQFMRELKPMAQAKNLILSIDVTPKSNSEMWSLFLDRRALGALADFIIVMAYDEHWASSPEAGSVASLSWSQNSMERILEEDAVPARKLVLGVPLYTRIWTEQKVEGTTKVSSKAVGMEAVADIIRSKKLKPVLSKDTGQNYVEYKEDGVLRKIWIEDKVSLQSRVKLAKSLKLGGIASWNRSFADEAAWETLGGIH from the coding sequence TTGAACAAAAGACAGAAAAATGGACGCGGACGCGCCGGCAGGCGAAGGGGGCTTCTTCGCAGGCTGGCAGGTCTGCTTATTATTGCGGCGGCAGCTTATGCGGTAATCTTTTACGTACTGCCGAATCCCCTTCAGGTAGACCCGGAGTGGAAAGGGACGGACAAGCCGATTTTCATCAAGGGCAAATATACCGGCTATTCCGCTTCGGGCTCCGGCGAGAGCCTGGTGCTTCCTCTTCCGCTTTTGCAGAAAGCAGTAGACTCCTCCATTCGGTATGAATCAGGGACGAAGTCGGTTATCCTTACGACGGACAGCGAGCTTTTATATATGCAGGCGGACAAGAAGGCAGCCAGTCTCAACAATAAGCCGATTCAGCTTCGGCTGGCTCCTGAAGAGCGGGGCGGGATCACTTATTTGCCGGCTGAGACGCTTAAAAGCTTATATGGTCTTGATGTACACGAGAATGCGGAAACGGGAGCGGTTCTAATCATGACTGCCGGCGAAACGGTACCACTGGGACAAGTGCAGAAGAATAAAGCCGTGCTGCGCACCGAGGCGACGATTCATGCACCCGTTCTGGCCAAAATGAAGGCTGGGACCAAAGTGAGAATCTGGAGCCGTCAGGAAGAATGGCTGTACGTTCAAATGGACTCCGGATACGCGGGTTATGTAAAAGCGGCGGAGCTGGCGGAGACCGGAAGCAAGACGGTGAAAAAGAAAACATCCGCTCCAACCCGGGCGGAACGCAGCTGGGATGGTAAAGCCGTGAATCTCACCTGGGAAGCCGTGTATAATCGAAACCCAACTCCCGCTTCCATCGGCAAGCTGACAGGTGTAAATGTCGTGAGCCCTACCTGGTTCAAGATTGTCGACGGTGAAGGTAATGTGCGCAGCCAAGCCGACCAGGCTTATGTGACATGGGCACACGGTCAGGGAATGGAAGTGTGGGGATTGCTAAGCAACAGCTTCGATCCCGACTTGACCGCCCAGGCGTTATCCACCTATGAAAAGCGAATGAGGACGATCGTACAGATGCTGGAATACTGCGACCTTTACAATCTGGACGGTATCAATATCGATTTTGAAAATGTATACACGAAGGATGGCGACAGTGTAACGCAATTTATGCGAGAGCTAAAGCCGATGGCCCAAGCGAAAAATCTCATTCTTTCTATCGACGTCACTCCCAAGTCGAACAGCGAAATGTGGTCGCTCTTTCTCGACCGGCGCGCGCTGGGAGCCTTGGCCGATTTTATAATCGTTATGGCATATGATGAGCATTGGGCATCCAGTCCTGAAGCCGGGTCAGTGGCATCGCTTTCCTGGTCGCAGAACTCCATGGAGCGCATTCTGGAAGAGGATGCTGTGCCGGCCCGCAAGCTTGTTTTAGGCGTTCCTCTGTATACTCGCATTTGGACGGAACAGAAGGTTGAAGGAACAACGAAAGTAAGCTCCAAAGCGGTCGGAATGGAAGCCGTTGCCGATATTATCCGTTCCAAGAAGCTGAAACCCGTCCTTTCCAAAGATACAGGACAAAACTATGTGGAATATAAGGAAGACGGAGTTCTGCGCAAAATATGGATCGAGGACAAAGTGTCGTTGCAGTCGAGAGTGAAGCTTGCCAAGTCTTTGAAGCTGGGGGGAATTGCCTCTTGGAACCGCAGCTTTGCGGATGAGGCGGCTTGGGAA
- the gatB gene encoding Asp-tRNA(Asn)/Glu-tRNA(Gln) amidotransferase subunit GatB yields MPSSKYETVIGLEVHVELHTKSKIFCGCSTEFGAPPNTHTCPVCLGHPGVLPVLNRQAVDYAMKAAMALNCTVGDVSKFDRKNYFYPDSPKAYQISQFDQPIGLNGWIDIEVNGETKRIGITRLHLEEDAGKLTHVDGGFASLVDFNRVGTPLIEIVSEPDLRSPEEARAYLEKIRAIMQYCDVSDVKMEEGSMRCDANISLRPIGQEEFGIRAELKNMNSFRGVLRGLEYEEYRQAEILDGGGEVVQETRRWDDAQGKTLSMRGKEEAHDYRYFPDPDLIVLHIDDAWREAVRSSIPELPDARRARYSEEYGLPAYDAGVITASKPLADFFEGSLNYTGDAKAVANWIMGDLLAFLNGNNLELSEVKITPQGLGEMIGLIDKGTISSKIAKTVFKEMLETGKLPAQIVEEKGLVQISDEGAIKGIVEAVVAANPQSVEDYKAGKQKAIGFLVGQVMKESKGKANPGLVNKLLAEVLNS; encoded by the coding sequence ATGCCATCATCCAAGTATGAAACAGTCATTGGACTGGAGGTTCACGTCGAGCTTCATACCAAGTCCAAAATTTTCTGCGGCTGCTCCACGGAATTCGGCGCGCCGCCCAATACGCACACCTGTCCCGTATGCCTGGGCCATCCCGGCGTACTGCCCGTGCTGAACCGCCAGGCGGTAGATTATGCAATGAAAGCGGCCATGGCGCTGAACTGCACGGTTGGCGATGTCAGCAAGTTTGACCGCAAAAACTACTTTTATCCCGATTCACCGAAGGCTTATCAGATTTCGCAGTTTGATCAGCCGATCGGCCTGAACGGATGGATTGATATCGAAGTGAATGGCGAAACGAAGCGAATCGGCATTACCCGGCTGCATCTGGAAGAGGATGCCGGGAAGCTGACGCATGTGGACGGCGGCTTTGCCTCACTCGTCGACTTTAACCGGGTGGGAACTCCGCTGATCGAAATCGTCTCCGAACCCGATCTGCGCTCGCCGGAAGAGGCGCGGGCTTATCTGGAGAAGATTCGCGCCATTATGCAGTACTGCGACGTTTCCGACGTTAAGATGGAAGAAGGCTCCATGCGCTGCGATGCGAACATCAGCCTGCGGCCCATCGGCCAAGAGGAATTCGGCATCCGCGCCGAACTGAAGAACATGAACTCTTTCCGCGGCGTGCTGCGCGGTCTGGAGTATGAAGAGTACCGCCAGGCGGAAATTCTTGACGGCGGCGGCGAGGTCGTGCAGGAGACCCGGCGCTGGGATGACGCCCAGGGCAAGACACTTTCCATGCGGGGCAAGGAAGAAGCGCATGACTACCGGTATTTTCCCGATCCGGATCTTATCGTTCTGCATATCGACGACGCTTGGAGAGAAGCCGTTCGTTCTTCCATTCCCGAGCTTCCGGATGCGCGGCGTGCCCGTTACAGCGAGGAATATGGCCTGCCCGCTTACGATGCCGGAGTAATCACGGCCTCCAAGCCGCTCGCCGACTTTTTTGAAGGAAGCCTGAACTACACCGGAGATGCCAAAGCCGTCGCCAACTGGATTATGGGCGATCTGCTTGCTTTTCTGAACGGAAACAATCTTGAGCTGTCTGAGGTGAAGATTACACCGCAGGGGCTTGGCGAAATGATCGGATTGATCGATAAGGGCACCATCAGCAGCAAAATTGCCAAAACGGTGTTCAAAGAGATGCTTGAAACCGGCAAGCTTCCGGCGCAGATTGTGGAAGAGAAGGGTCTTGTGCAGATCAGCGACGAGGGTGCGATCAAAGGGATCGTGGAAGCGGTCGTGGCGGCCAACCCGCAATCGGTGGAGGACTATAAAGCCGGCAAACAAAAAGCAATCGGCTTCCTTGTCGGACAAGTCATGAAGGAAAGCAAAGGCAAGGCAAATCCGGGACTTGTCAACAAGCTCCTGGCAGAAGTTTTGAACAGTTAA
- the perR gene encoding peroxide-responsive transcriptional repressor PerR produces the protein MGSGVQHALEQLKTTGVRITPQRHAILTYLMESMNHPTADEIYRALELKFPSMSVATVYNNLKMFMEAGMVRELTYGDNSSRFDANVTDHYHIICQKCGKIEDFSYPSLHEVEREAEKATGFKVNGLRMELYGICGCCSNKQH, from the coding sequence ATGGGAAGCGGCGTACAGCACGCATTGGAACAACTGAAGACAACGGGTGTCCGTATTACGCCACAGCGTCATGCGATTTTAACCTACTTGATGGAATCGATGAATCATCCTACCGCAGATGAGATTTACCGTGCGCTGGAGCTGAAATTTCCAAGCATGAGCGTTGCCACCGTGTACAATAATCTCAAGATGTTCATGGAAGCGGGAATGGTCCGCGAGCTGACGTACGGCGACAATTCCAGCCGCTTCGATGCCAATGTAACCGACCATTACCACATCATATGCCAGAAGTGCGGCAAAATCGAGGATTTTAGTTATCCTTCACTGCATGAGGTTGAGCGTGAGGCGGAGAAGGCTACCGGCTTCAAGGTGAATGGATTGCGCATGGAATTGTATGGCATTTGCGGATGCTGCTCGAACAAACAGCATTAA
- a CDS encoding ABC transporter permease subunit, which produces MRNALIFYRKEMLEAVRSYKLLWIPVVFIILGIMQPISAYYMPEILRMSGDMPPGMLELYKMPGAGEVMAKSIGQYGTIGLLVLALSAMNSFAGEREGGAAELVLARPLTPFAAASAKWLAQLTLLALSLGLGAAFAGYYTIRLIGSLSWSEVLAASALYGLWLMCAVSLTLLFSACLRAPAAAFLSLAAAAGLALLHSLLPRPLNWSPAALPQLSAQALTQQTAAPVAWIFPVLSGIALIVLCFLGASLSFGRNKLPRF; this is translated from the coding sequence ATGAGAAACGCTTTGATTTTTTACAGGAAAGAAATGCTGGAGGCGGTTCGCAGCTACAAGCTGCTGTGGATACCGGTCGTATTTATCATCCTCGGCATAATGCAGCCGATATCGGCCTATTATATGCCTGAGATTTTGAGAATGTCGGGCGATATGCCCCCGGGGATGCTGGAATTGTACAAGATGCCGGGAGCGGGGGAAGTCATGGCCAAGTCGATCGGGCAGTACGGCACAATCGGCCTGCTGGTGCTCGCGCTTTCGGCGATGAACAGCTTTGCCGGCGAGCGGGAGGGAGGAGCCGCGGAGCTGGTGCTGGCCAGGCCGCTGACTCCATTTGCGGCCGCTTCCGCCAAATGGCTGGCGCAGCTGACTTTACTCGCTCTGTCTTTGGGGCTAGGAGCCGCATTCGCAGGCTATTATACCATTCGGTTAATCGGCAGCCTTTCCTGGAGCGAGGTGCTGGCCGCGTCGGCCCTGTACGGATTATGGCTGATGTGCGCTGTCTCGCTTACGCTCCTGTTCAGCGCCTGCCTCCGCGCTCCGGCCGCGGCCTTTCTGTCGCTCGCGGCCGCGGCGGGATTGGCGCTGCTGCACTCTTTGCTGCCCCGGCCGCTGAACTGGTCGCCTGCCGCTCTGCCGCAGCTGTCTGCGCAGGCGCTCACGCAGCAGACCGCCGCGCCGGTCGCTTGGATTTTTCCGGTACTGTCGGGAATTGCGCTCATTGTTCTTTGCTTTTTGGGCGCCTCGCTATCGTTTGGACGCAATAAACTGCCGCGATTTTAG
- a CDS encoding DUF4097 family beta strand repeat-containing protein, which translates to MKNDPRIELSREEREYLFVTERGSTQPEFAEQSDSEEIIPPRTKRQPAKRKFIAGLLSAVIPGAGHLYLGLLRKGVSFLFLIVLDIAALLYFSSIGMQINVPLLILLALLIPVVYFYNVYDALQSADRIVRLRKMPVSAELYTDSVQPRRRRFISEPGISFGLLLLLGGITLFLFRQRPAWLRYFIEHHAGAAVGILLIAGGVIFAAREIGIKLMPRQGERRERRIGRFTASVLLVGVGILLFRDWLRGTDDMLLLLKWWPVVPVIWGVEYLLIYGLARRPRRAGAGPGFRLDLRGLLPAILLGASVFIVSEQEHYLHLWNKVSLNLTAAAVDYGEAKGSKFQKSVLKVPVELRSAKLAVDAINGDIVVHRSPIDDIEVTATVWVDQLDGARAVAVSDQSFIEVSEGATIKLATKGKAYGESGKRQPRMDLDIAVPDSRRFNLDITTMNGGITLQNTEAIQDINLETGNGPIILHKVFGNIKGKTHNGEVRVREIQGDVDLATSGGDIRTWDVSGRLKLSTAVGNISAERSGADIDVSTKNGNVEVNEARSVLNAQSLNGIIDIRSPYVQADWNIYSAVGDINLFLPAEGNYSINGSSGYGDIVTDFTELVIDKKTVSGKIGTGEFKVDVEGNSNLNVRKN; encoded by the coding sequence ATGAAAAATGATCCCCGTATAGAGTTGTCGAGGGAAGAGCGTGAGTATTTATTTGTAACGGAACGAGGCAGCACGCAGCCTGAGTTTGCGGAACAAAGCGACAGCGAAGAAATCATTCCTCCCCGGACCAAGCGGCAGCCCGCCAAGCGCAAGTTCATAGCCGGTCTGTTGTCGGCCGTTATACCCGGGGCCGGTCATTTATATTTGGGCCTTCTTCGAAAAGGGGTATCCTTTCTGTTTTTGATTGTCCTGGACATTGCGGCGCTGCTGTACTTCTCCTCCATCGGCATGCAGATCAATGTGCCTCTTCTCATTTTGCTGGCCCTGCTTATTCCCGTTGTCTATTTCTACAATGTATATGATGCCCTTCAATCGGCGGACCGGATTGTTCGTCTCCGGAAAATGCCCGTGTCTGCGGAACTCTATACGGATTCCGTTCAGCCTCGGCGCCGGCGTTTTATCAGCGAACCGGGTATTTCATTCGGACTGCTCCTGCTGCTGGGAGGTATCACGTTGTTTCTCTTCCGGCAAAGACCGGCCTGGCTTCGGTACTTTATTGAGCATCATGCAGGCGCGGCCGTGGGAATTCTCTTGATTGCCGGCGGGGTGATTTTTGCAGCAAGGGAAATCGGCATTAAGCTCATGCCCCGGCAAGGAGAACGGAGAGAACGTCGGATCGGACGCTTCACAGCGTCTGTCCTGCTGGTTGGAGTCGGCATCCTGCTGTTCCGGGACTGGCTGAGGGGAACCGACGATATGCTGCTCCTGCTGAAATGGTGGCCAGTTGTGCCGGTCATATGGGGCGTGGAATATCTGTTGATTTACGGTTTGGCGCGGCGTCCCCGGCGAGCCGGAGCCGGTCCGGGATTCCGTCTCGATCTTCGGGGGCTTTTGCCCGCCATCCTGCTTGGCGCCAGCGTATTTATCGTCTCTGAGCAGGAGCATTATCTGCATCTATGGAATAAGGTCAGTCTCAATTTAACGGCGGCAGCCGTCGATTACGGAGAAGCAAAGGGCAGCAAATTTCAGAAGTCCGTGCTGAAGGTGCCGGTGGAGCTGCGGTCCGCCAAGCTGGCCGTTGATGCGATTAACGGAGACATAGTCGTACACCGAAGCCCGATTGACGATATTGAAGTTACCGCCACCGTATGGGTCGACCAGTTGGATGGAGCAAGAGCGGTAGCCGTATCGGACCAGTCGTTTATCGAAGTTTCCGAAGGAGCCACTATAAAGCTTGCGACCAAGGGCAAGGCCTACGGTGAATCGGGCAAGCGCCAGCCGCGTATGGATTTGGACATCGCCGTTCCGGACAGCCGCCGTTTCAATCTGGATATCACGACAATGAATGGCGGCATCACCCTGCAAAATACGGAGGCGATTCAAGACATTAATCTTGAAACCGGCAATGGACCGATTATTTTGCATAAGGTTTTCGGGAATATCAAAGGAAAGACCCACAACGGTGAAGTCAGAGTCAGAGAAATACAGGGAGATGTGGATCTTGCCACGAGCGGAGGCGATATCCGGACCTGGGATGTTTCAGGGAGATTGAAACTCTCAACAGCTGTCGGGAATATCAGCGCCGAACGAAGCGGGGCCGATATCGATGTCTCCACCAAGAACGGCAACGTCGAAGTGAACGAAGCCAGATCGGTATTGAATGCGCAGTCTCTTAATGGAATCATCGATATCCGTTCACCTTATGTACAGGCGGACTGGAATATTTACAGCGCGGTTGGCGATATCAATCTGTTTTTGCCGGCGGAGGGGAATTATTCTATAAATGGTTCCAGCGGCTACGGAGACATCGTTACAGACTTCACCGAACTGGTCATCGACAAAAAAACGGTCTCCGGCAAAATAGGCACCGGCGAATTCAAGGTGGATGTTGAGGGAAACAGCAACTTAAATGTGAGGAAAAATTGA
- a CDS encoding PLD nuclease N-terminal domain-containing protein, producing MKTIDLSLLWPLFALQGLLAVIGLVSLARARSVRGPKWMWAIIILLGNLLGSLAYFTIGRKE from the coding sequence ATGAAGACAATCGATTTGTCATTGCTATGGCCGCTCTTTGCGCTGCAGGGATTGCTGGCCGTCATCGGACTGGTCTCCCTGGCCAGAGCGCGCAGTGTGCGCGGACCGAAGTGGATGTGGGCAATCATTATTCTGCTCGGCAATCTGCTCGGCAGCCTTGCCTATTTTACGATTGGGAGGAAAGAATAA
- a CDS encoding ATPase gives MLRLGEKVVIVADAFEQNLPIGDYGYVIAYDRNPDNAFDYVIRIPQANRNFYVTAEDVETEADLLVEEAERTTREALIDYALSTHNEKLFYQLMNGEAEQAEDIETSLKENMSQAEFIKQVNLRAWI, from the coding sequence ATGCTGCGTTTAGGAGAAAAGGTTGTCATTGTCGCGGACGCTTTCGAGCAGAATCTTCCTATCGGGGATTACGGATACGTGATCGCTTACGACCGCAATCCTGATAATGCGTTTGATTATGTCATTCGCATCCCTCAGGCGAACCGGAACTTCTACGTCACGGCGGAAGACGTCGAGACGGAAGCGGATCTGCTGGTTGAGGAAGCGGAGAGAACTACGCGAGAGGCATTGATCGATTATGCCTTGTCCACGCACAACGAGAAGCTGTTTTACCAATTGATGAACGGTGAGGCCGAGCAGGCGGAAGATATAGAGACTAGTCTCAAGGAAAACATGTCCCAGGCGGAATTCATCAAACAGGTGAATCTCCGGGCCTGGATTTAA
- a CDS encoding YxlC family protein: MTNDMTGPDNGRKPGDAPDKEGRLKAAEGPVPAEIALPELLAGLERLDRAYDDEAGPPPLGMLQAQLIAASERHRRRALREWLLFGLVSLFILGFSLLAITSAPPVYWTVQGLVPIAGIIAAAMRRGRKGRGERR, encoded by the coding sequence ATGACTAACGACATGACCGGTCCGGATAACGGCCGCAAGCCGGGGGATGCGCCGGATAAGGAAGGCCGGCTGAAGGCTGCGGAAGGGCCAGTGCCGGCGGAAATTGCGCTGCCGGAGCTTTTAGCGGGCTTGGAACGGCTGGACCGCGCGTACGACGATGAAGCCGGACCGCCTCCGCTAGGCATGTTGCAGGCCCAGCTTATTGCCGCATCCGAAAGACATCGCCGCCGGGCGCTGCGGGAATGGCTGCTGTTCGGGCTTGTCTCCCTGTTTATTCTCGGGTTCTCCCTGCTCGCGATCACTTCGGCGCCGCCGGTGTATTGGACGGTTCAAGGGCTTGTTCCTATCGCAGGAATTATAGCGGCGGCAATGCGTCGCGGGCGGAAAGGGCGCGGTGAACGGAGATGA
- a CDS encoding GNAT family N-acetyltransferase: MTKIVKLDLQDEDTLRSLWSLQHKAYRLEAELIGFDSIPPLLETRDTLRSCGEDFYGCLSEEGELSGAVATEEEHPESLTITRMMVSPDHFRQGIAGRLLEHVFALYPDKERFIVSTGKKNKPAVSLYRKHGFVPVSSAEVAPGVELIEFNRSGKR; the protein is encoded by the coding sequence ATGACTAAAATAGTGAAGCTGGACCTGCAGGACGAAGATACCCTGAGAAGCCTGTGGAGCCTTCAGCATAAAGCCTATCGCCTGGAGGCGGAGTTGATCGGGTTTGATTCTATACCTCCGCTGCTGGAAACACGGGATACGTTAAGAAGCTGCGGCGAGGATTTTTACGGCTGCCTAAGTGAAGAGGGGGAATTGTCCGGTGCTGTAGCCACGGAAGAAGAGCATCCGGAGAGCCTGACGATTACGCGCATGATGGTCAGTCCGGATCATTTTCGCCAAGGAATTGCCGGGCGGCTGCTGGAGCATGTATTCGCACTTTATCCGGACAAGGAGCGTTTTATCGTGTCCACGGGTAAAAAGAATAAGCCGGCGGTCTCTTTATACCGCAAGCATGGCTTTGTTCCCGTTTCTTCCGCGGAAGTAGCCCCCGGTGTCGAACTAATCGAATTTAATCGGAGCGGCAAACGTTGA
- a CDS encoding ABC transporter ATP-binding protein, with protein sequence MPPLLQVSGLHKVFHGQPSVDGISFNMEQGRCVALLGPNGAGKTTTLRMLAGLLNPSRGSILFNGKPIGKDYRKQIGYLPQSPSFYNWMTGEEYLLFASRLSGMGRKEAAGRAEAMLERMGLKDAAKRRIGGYSGGMKQRLGLAQALVHAPRLLLLDEPVSALDPIGRREIMELLREIGRETSVIFSTHVLHDAEEVCDDIIMMNHGVIAEQGSLSSLRAKYNRPVITLRVEQRKEALLWLETLNTRSYIHESRMEGDGSVFLKVGDMEAARSAILREAADRGIPLMRFEAGSLSLEDVFMEAVGV encoded by the coding sequence ATGCCGCCGCTGCTTCAAGTTTCGGGACTTCACAAGGTTTTTCACGGGCAACCTTCCGTGGACGGAATCAGCTTTAACATGGAGCAGGGGCGCTGCGTCGCCCTGCTTGGCCCCAATGGCGCCGGCAAGACGACCACGCTGCGAATGCTTGCGGGCCTGTTAAACCCAAGCCGTGGGAGTATTTTATTCAACGGTAAGCCGATTGGGAAGGATTACCGCAAGCAGATTGGTTATCTTCCCCAATCCCCCTCTTTCTATAACTGGATGACCGGGGAAGAGTATCTCCTCTTCGCTTCAAGACTTAGCGGTATGGGCAGGAAGGAGGCTGCGGGCCGGGCAGAGGCCATGCTTGAGCGGATGGGGCTTAAAGACGCCGCGAAGCGACGGATCGGCGGCTACTCCGGAGGCATGAAGCAGCGCCTGGGGCTTGCGCAGGCGCTTGTACACGCCCCGCGCCTCCTGCTGCTGGATGAGCCGGTATCGGCGCTTGATCCGATCGGCCGCCGCGAGATTATGGAACTGCTGCGTGAAATCGGCAGGGAGACCAGCGTTATTTTTTCAACGCATGTGCTGCATGATGCCGAAGAGGTCTGTGACGACATTATTATGATGAATCATGGAGTCATTGCCGAGCAGGGGTCGCTGTCTTCCCTTCGAGCCAAGTACAACCGGCCGGTCATTACCCTGCGCGTGGAGCAGCGGAAGGAAGCTCTGCTGTGGCTTGAAACACTGAATACCCGTTCTTATATTCACGAGAGCCGCATGGAAGGAGACGGCTCCGTATTTCTGAAGGTAGGGGACATGGAGGCTGCAAGGTCCGCGATTCTCCGGGAAGCGGCCGATCGCGGAATTCCGCTGATGCGCTTCGAAGCGGGTTCCCTGTCTCTGGAAGACGTATTCATGGAAGCGGTGGGAGTATGA
- the gatA gene encoding Asp-tRNA(Asn)/Glu-tRNA(Gln) amidotransferase subunit GatA, protein MSLFQYRLSELHNMLHASQTSASELTEESLSAIARVDGDVHAFLTLNEEGARAAARQLDDKLASGAARGLLFGLPAGIKDNIVTKGLRTTCASRFLDNYQPIYDATVAAKLRQADAVTIGKLNMDEFAMGGSNENSAYGAVRNPWDLERVPGGSSGGSAAAVAAGEVFFALGSDTGGSIRQPASYCGVVGLKPTYGLVSRYGLVAFASSLDQIGPLTRTVEDSAYVLQAIAGYDAQDSTSAKVDIPDYLSALTGDIKGLRIAVPKEYIGEGVDASVRETVLSALKVLEDLGAVWEEVSLPHTEYAVATYYLLASSEASSNLARFDGVRYGVRVDEGGGLLDLYHNSRSHGFGPEVKRRIMLGTYALSSGYYDAYYLKAQKVRTLIKQDFDEVFKKYDVVIGPTAPTTAFKLGSQTEDPLTMYLNDILTIPVNLAGIPAVSIPCGFAEGLPVGLQIIGKEFDESTVLRVAHAYEQHTDHHKQRPQL, encoded by the coding sequence TTGAGCCTGTTTCAATATCGGTTGTCTGAATTACATAATATGCTGCATGCCTCGCAAACCTCGGCCAGCGAGCTGACCGAGGAGTCCCTGTCGGCAATTGCACGGGTGGATGGCGATGTGCACGCTTTCCTGACGCTTAATGAAGAAGGCGCCCGCGCGGCGGCCCGTCAACTGGATGACAAGCTGGCCTCCGGAGCGGCAAGAGGTTTGCTGTTTGGGCTGCCTGCGGGCATCAAGGACAACATTGTGACCAAAGGGCTGCGTACGACCTGTGCGAGCCGTTTTCTGGATAATTATCAGCCGATTTACGACGCGACCGTTGCCGCCAAGCTTCGCCAGGCGGATGCCGTGACGATCGGCAAGCTGAATATGGACGAGTTCGCCATGGGCGGCTCGAACGAGAACTCCGCTTACGGAGCGGTGCGCAATCCCTGGGATTTGGAACGCGTGCCCGGCGGTTCCAGCGGCGGCTCAGCTGCGGCGGTGGCTGCAGGCGAGGTATTCTTTGCCCTCGGCTCCGACACCGGCGGCTCGATCCGCCAGCCCGCTTCGTACTGCGGCGTTGTCGGCCTGAAGCCGACCTACGGGCTCGTCTCCCGCTACGGCCTCGTGGCGTTCGCGTCCTCGCTTGACCAGATCGGACCGCTGACGCGGACCGTTGAGGACTCCGCCTATGTGCTGCAGGCGATTGCCGGCTATGACGCCCAGGATTCCACGTCCGCCAAGGTCGACATTCCCGACTATTTGAGCGCCCTTACCGGCGATATCAAAGGCCTGCGCATTGCCGTGCCGAAGGAATACATCGGCGAAGGCGTCGACGCTTCCGTCCGCGAGACGGTACTGTCTGCGCTTAAAGTGCTGGAAGATCTCGGCGCGGTTTGGGAAGAGGTTTCCCTCCCGCATACCGAATATGCGGTAGCGACCTATTATCTGCTCGCTTCCTCGGAGGCTTCCTCCAATCTGGCCCGCTTCGACGGGGTGCGCTACGGCGTTCGTGTCGACGAGGGCGGCGGTCTGCTCGATCTGTATCACAACTCGCGCAGCCATGGTTTTGGCCCGGAAGTGAAGCGCCGGATTATGCTCGGAACCTATGCGCTCAGCTCGGGCTACTACGATGCCTATTATTTGAAGGCACAGAAAGTGCGTACGCTGATCAAGCAGGATTTTGACGAAGTATTTAAGAAATACGATGTGGTAATCGGTCCGACCGCGCCTACGACGGCATTTAAGCTTGGCTCCCAGACCGAGGACCCGCTTACCATGTACTTGAACGATATTTTGACCATTCCGGTCAATCTTGCCGGCATCCCCGCAGTCAGCATTCCTTGCGGTTTTGCCGAAGGACTGCCTGTCGGGCTGCAGATAATAGGCAAAGAATTCGATGAAAGCACGGTGCTGCGCGTCGCGCACGCCTATGAACAGCATACCGATCATCATAAGCAGCGTCCGCAGCTGTAG